The Bos indicus x Bos taurus breed Angus x Brahman F1 hybrid chromosome 11, Bos_hybrid_MaternalHap_v2.0, whole genome shotgun sequence genome includes a region encoding these proteins:
- the LOC113900794 gene encoding olfactory receptor 1L1, with protein MGRTNITRPTEFILLGLSSRPEDQKPLFVMFLPIYLITMIGNLLIILTIRSDTRLQTPMYFFLSVLSFVDICYVTVIIPKMLANFLSKTKTISYGECLTQMYFFIAFGNTDSYLLAAMAIDRYVAICNPLHYITIMNHRRCVLLLVLSFCIPHLHSLLHILLTNQLVFCASNVIHHFFCDDQPVLKLSCSSHFVKEITVMTEGLAIIMTPFSCIIISYLRIFITVLKIPSAAGKYKAFSTCGSHLTVVTLFYGSISYVYFKPQSNYTVKDRIATVVYTILTPMLNPFIYSLRNKDMKQGLMKLMHRVKDQ; from the coding sequence ATGGGAAGAACTAACATAACACGGCCCACAGAATTCATCCTCCTGGGACTCTCCTCTCGACCTGAAGATCAGAAGCCACTCTTTGTAATGTTTCTCCCCATCTACCTCATCACAATGATAggaaacctgctcatcatcctgaCCATCCGCTCAGACACTCGCCTCCAGacacccatgtactttttcctgaGTGTCCTCTCCTTTGTTGACATCTGCTATGTGACTGTCATCATACCCAAGATGCTAGCAAACTTCTTATCAAAGACAAAGACAATCTCTTATGGTGAGTGTTTGACTCAGATGTACTTCTTTATTGCTTTTGGAAATACAGACAGTTACCTCCTGGCAGCCATGGCCattgaccgctatgtggccatctgcaaccCCCTCCACTACATCACCATCATGAACCACAGACGCTGTGTCTTGCTCCTGGTCCTCTCCTTCTGCATTCCACACCTCCACTCTCTCTTGCATATTCTCTTGACCAACCAACTCgtcttctgtgcttccaatgtcATTCATCACTTTTTCTGTGATGACCAGCCAGTGCTAAAATTGTCCTGTTCCTCCCATTTTGTCAAGGAAATCACAGTCATGACAGAAGGATTAGCCATCATAATGACCCCCTTTTCATGCATCATCATCTCTTATTTGAGAATTTTCATTACTGTTCTGAAGATCCCTTCAGCTGCTGGGAAGTACAAAGCATTTTCCACCTGTGGCTCTCATCTCACAGTGGTGACCCTGTTTTATGGAAGCATCAGCTATGTCTATTTCAAGCCCCAGTCCAACTATACAGTCAAAGATAGAATAGCAACAGTTGTCTACACCATATTGACTCCAATGCTAAACCCATTTATCTATAGCCTAAGAAACAAAGACATGAAGCAGGGCTTGATGAAACTCATGCACAGAGTGAAAGATCAATAA
- the LOC113900876 gene encoding olfactory receptor 1L3-like yields MGMSNLTRLPEFILLGLSSRPEDQKPLFALFLIMYLVTLMGNLLIILAIHSDPQLQNPMYFFLSILSFADVCYTTVIVPKMLVNFLSEKKTISYAECLVQMYFFLVFGNMDSYLLAAMAIDRYVAICNPLHYVTVMNHGRCMLLLAFSTAFSCLHSLLHVLLVNQLTFCASNVIHHFFCDVNPVLKLACSSTSVNEVVATTEGGVSVMAPFVCIIISYLRILIAVLKIPSAAGKRKAFSTCSSHVTVVTLFYGSICCVYFQPLSSYTVKDGIVTVNYTVLIPMLNPFIYSLRNKGMKQGLEKLISRMKFQTNRLSTTNSNKIHGA; encoded by the coding sequence ATGGGGATGTCCAACCTAACAAGACTCCCTGAATTCATCCTCTTGGGACTCTCTTCTCGCCCTGAGGACCAGAAACCACTCTTTGCCCTCTTTCTTATCATGTACCTGGTCACTTTGATGGGAAATCTGCTCATCATCTTGGCTATCCACTCTGATCCTCAGCTCCAAAACCCAATGTATTTCTTCCTGAGCATCTTGTCCTTTGCTGACGTTTGCTACACAACAGTTATAGTCCCCAAGATGTTAGTGAACTTTTTATCAGAGAAAAAGACCATTTCCTATGCTGAATGTCTGGTGCAGATGTATTTCTTCCTAGTCTTTGGAAACATGGACAGTTACCTCCTGGCAGCCATGGCCATTGACCGCTATGTAGCTATCTGCAATCCCTTGCACTATGTCACTGTTATGAACCATGGACGCTGTATGTTGCTACTGGCCTTCTCCACagctttctcctgccttcactcccTCCTGCATGTCCTCCTGGTGAATCAGCTCACTTTTTGTGCATCAAATGTTATCCATCACTTTTTCTGTGATGTCAACCCAGTTCTGAAGCTAGCCTGCTCTTCTACCTCTGTCAATGAAGTTGTTGCCACGACAGAAGGAGGGGTTTCTGTGATGGCCCCATTTGTCTGCATCATCATCTCTTACCTGAGAATCCTCATTGCGGTCCTCAAAATTCCCTCAGCTGCTGGAAAAcgcaaagccttctccacctgcagcTCTCATGTCACTGTGGTGACTCTCTTTTATGGGAGTATTTGCTGTGTCTATTTCCAGCCATTGTCCAGCTACACTGTCAAAGATGGAATAGTAACGGTCAACTACACTGTGCTGATACCAATGTTGAACCCATTTATCTACAGTTTAAGAAACAAAGGCATGAAACAGGGCTTAGAGAAATTGATAAGCAGGATGAAGTTTCAAACGAATAGGCTTTCCACTACAAATTCCAACAAAATCCATGGAGCCTGA